One stretch of Candidatus Baltobacteraceae bacterium DNA includes these proteins:
- a CDS encoding ABC transporter ATP-binding protein, whose amino-acid sequence MSLLEVDAINTYYDESHVLFDVSLRVEEGEVVALLGRNGSGKTTTMLTIMGILAPRTGTIRFAGTTISGKQPYEIAKLGVQLVPDTRRIVKTITVEENLQLAALTAKSRWTLKRIYETFPRLEQRKNFMGRSLSGGEQQMLAIARALIRDARMLLLDEPFEGLAPIIVRDLLETTKRLAAEGRTIVIVEQNVRAALVLAHRTYVLNRGHVELEATPAELQSKPDVMHQYLGV is encoded by the coding sequence GTGAGTTTACTCGAAGTTGATGCGATCAACACCTACTACGATGAGTCGCACGTGCTCTTCGACGTGTCGCTGCGCGTTGAGGAGGGTGAAGTCGTCGCGCTGCTTGGCCGCAACGGTTCGGGCAAGACGACGACGATGCTTACGATCATGGGTATTCTCGCGCCGCGCACGGGAACGATTCGTTTTGCAGGGACGACGATCAGCGGCAAACAGCCTTACGAGATTGCGAAGCTCGGCGTCCAGCTCGTGCCCGACACGCGCCGCATCGTCAAAACGATCACGGTCGAGGAAAATCTGCAGCTCGCAGCGCTAACCGCGAAATCACGCTGGACGCTCAAACGGATCTACGAAACGTTTCCGCGCCTGGAACAGCGCAAGAATTTCATGGGCCGCTCGCTCTCAGGCGGCGAGCAGCAAATGCTCGCAATCGCGCGCGCGCTGATCCGCGATGCACGTATGCTCTTGCTCGACGAGCCCTTCGAGGGACTCGCGCCGATCATCGTCCGCGATCTGCTCGAAACGACGAAGCGCCTCGCAGCCGAAGGGCGCACGATTGTGATCGTCGAGCAAAACGTTCGCGCTGCGCTCGTTTTGGCGCATCGCACGTACGTCCTCAATCGCGGACACGTCGAGCTCGAAGCCACTCCTGCCGAGCTTCAATCAAAGCCCGACGTCATGCACCAGTATCTCGGGGTCTAG
- a CDS encoding LLM class flavin-dependent oxidoreductase, with protein sequence MAQVNSQMALVAFLQAQNCSNYVYSWRHPDTMSDFLTPEYYQRIGRTLEDGKFDLAFFDDRLAMPDKYGDDYIEAVTNGIRTVKMDLVPVMSMMAATTSRIGIGGTYSTTYYEPFHVARVFATLDLMTRGRAAWNVVTSLNDSEAANMGRDEALPHDMRYDRAEEFMQVVHGHWDTWEDDAIIGDKGGRFADPSKVHPLEHRGDWFTSRGPFTVPRSPQGYPVVIQAGQSGRGRAFAARWSELVFALHPDLQLAKKFYQLFKTQVQLLGRESTLVKICPLVVTVVGETRAAAEEKLALIESLPKPIDGVVLLSEVLNFDFASKGLDEPFTDDELANISGLQAIRDQVVALSGKKNPSVRDFVEVSNRGNVREHPLFVGSAKDVADGLEEWFSDEGCDGFVIAATHIPGAYEDFVRLVVPQLQKRGLFRREYTGSTLREHLGMPKPAIGAWKLPLSSRA encoded by the coding sequence ATGGCGCAAGTCAACTCGCAGATGGCGCTCGTTGCATTTCTGCAGGCGCAGAATTGCTCGAACTACGTCTACTCGTGGCGGCATCCCGACACGATGAGCGATTTCCTGACGCCCGAATACTATCAGCGGATCGGACGGACGCTCGAGGACGGGAAATTCGACCTCGCGTTCTTCGATGACCGGCTCGCGATGCCGGACAAATACGGCGACGACTACATCGAGGCCGTCACAAACGGAATTCGCACCGTCAAGATGGATCTCGTTCCGGTCATGTCGATGATGGCTGCGACGACGTCGCGCATCGGCATCGGCGGGACGTATTCGACGACGTACTACGAGCCGTTCCACGTCGCACGCGTCTTTGCGACGCTCGATCTCATGACGCGCGGACGCGCCGCCTGGAATGTCGTGACATCGCTAAACGATTCCGAAGCCGCGAACATGGGGCGCGACGAGGCGCTGCCGCACGACATGCGCTACGATCGCGCCGAAGAATTCATGCAAGTCGTTCACGGCCACTGGGACACGTGGGAAGACGATGCGATCATCGGCGACAAGGGCGGACGCTTTGCGGATCCATCCAAGGTCCATCCGCTCGAGCACCGCGGCGATTGGTTCACGTCGCGCGGGCCGTTCACGGTGCCCCGCTCGCCGCAAGGTTATCCCGTCGTCATTCAAGCCGGACAAAGCGGACGAGGACGAGCGTTTGCGGCACGCTGGTCGGAGCTGGTCTTCGCGCTGCATCCGGATTTGCAGCTCGCGAAAAAGTTCTATCAGCTCTTTAAGACGCAAGTACAACTGCTCGGACGTGAATCGACGCTCGTCAAGATTTGTCCGCTCGTCGTCACGGTCGTCGGCGAAACGCGCGCCGCGGCCGAAGAGAAGCTCGCGCTCATCGAGTCGCTTCCAAAGCCGATCGACGGCGTTGTCTTGCTGTCGGAAGTCCTCAATTTCGACTTCGCTTCCAAAGGGCTCGATGAGCCGTTCACGGACGACGAACTCGCGAATATCAGCGGTTTGCAGGCGATCCGCGATCAGGTCGTCGCGCTGAGCGGTAAGAAGAATCCGAGCGTCCGCGATTTCGTCGAGGTCAGCAATCGCGGGAACGTTCGCGAGCATCCGTTGTTCGTGGGATCGGCCAAAGACGTCGCCGACGGCCTCGAAGAGTGGTTCAGCGATGAAGGTTGCGACGGATTCGTCATCGCGGCGACGCACATTCCGGGCGCCTACGAGGATTTCGTGCGCCTCGTCGTCCCGCAGTTGCAAAAGCGCGGTCTATTCCGCAGAGAATATACCGGTTCGACGTTGCGCGAGCACTTGGGTATGCCGAAACCCGCCATCGGCGCTTGGAAACTGCCCTTGTCATCCCGAGCGTAA
- the ssuE gene encoding NADPH-dependent FMN reductase, protein MSAIVLLAGSPSSPSRSTAVLRVARELADPGQSTLLELRELPADGLLFGRASEALARAHGLIADARAIVVATPVYKAAYSGLLKTFLDYLPDGALRGKSAYPIATGGSSAHMLSVDYALKPVLSVLGASRVLDGLYLTNEAIELRDDGSATLSAENYDRLKAGMQALLS, encoded by the coding sequence GTGAGCGCGATCGTGCTGCTCGCCGGGAGTCCGTCGAGTCCATCGCGTTCGACGGCCGTCCTGCGCGTGGCGCGAGAGCTGGCCGACCCCGGGCAATCGACCTTGCTCGAGTTGCGTGAACTTCCGGCAGATGGCCTGCTCTTCGGCCGCGCCTCGGAGGCGCTGGCTCGCGCCCACGGATTGATTGCTGATGCGCGTGCGATCGTGGTTGCGACGCCCGTCTATAAGGCGGCGTACTCCGGACTGCTCAAAACGTTCTTGGACTATCTGCCGGATGGTGCGTTACGCGGCAAGTCAGCGTACCCCATTGCGACGGGCGGATCAAGTGCGCATATGCTCTCGGTCGACTACGCGCTCAAGCCCGTGCTCTCCGTTCTCGGAGCAAGCCGCGTCCTCGACGGGTTGTATCTCACGAACGAGGCAATCGAGCTGCGCGACGACGGCAGCGCGACCCTCAGCGCAGAGAACTACGACCGTTTGAAGGCAGGTATGCAGGCGCTCTTGAGCTAG
- a CDS encoding amidohydrolase yields the protein MKTFDPVRLTDEIAKRAIATRRDFHKFPELGLTEFRTASAIAARLDGLGIEVQTGRDVMDARSRVGVPGDDVVHAAFARAKDEGADPKWLARFEGGFTGIVGTLRGAQPGPVVALRCDIDALPILEADDNTHLPVREAFVSSHKGIMHACGHDVHAAIGLAVAEMLASQRDRIYGKVKFIFQPAEEGGRGAIPMRDAGVVDDVNFFVAIHVGMNSESHVFYPIVTGQLASAKLDVTFKGQAAHAGGHPEQGRNALLAAAHAVVGLYGIARHSAGRSRINVGVLEGGAGRNVIADRAFFMMEVRGDTEQICDYMIERANAVIKGAAEMEGVDVDIILAGRTTTAESSVPLGEAVARATTGVPNIRTTLEPKAAVGSEDATFFMKRVQERGGLAIYSCVGSPTNTGHHTPHFDIDESNIAPAAQALATALVSLGETPP from the coding sequence ATGAAAACCTTCGATCCGGTTCGCCTAACCGATGAGATCGCGAAGCGCGCGATTGCAACGCGCCGCGATTTTCACAAATTCCCCGAGCTTGGTCTCACCGAGTTTCGTACCGCGAGCGCGATTGCTGCGCGGCTCGACGGGCTCGGAATCGAAGTGCAAACCGGACGCGACGTAATGGATGCACGCAGCCGCGTCGGAGTCCCCGGCGACGATGTCGTACACGCCGCGTTCGCGCGTGCAAAGGACGAGGGCGCCGATCCGAAATGGCTGGCACGGTTCGAAGGCGGCTTTACCGGCATCGTTGGTACGCTTCGCGGAGCGCAGCCGGGTCCGGTCGTCGCATTGCGCTGCGACATCGATGCGCTGCCGATTCTCGAAGCGGATGACAACACGCATCTGCCGGTACGCGAGGCCTTCGTGTCGTCGCATAAAGGCATCATGCACGCCTGCGGTCATGACGTGCATGCCGCGATCGGCCTTGCGGTCGCGGAGATGCTCGCATCGCAGCGCGATCGCATTTACGGGAAGGTGAAGTTCATTTTCCAACCGGCGGAAGAAGGCGGACGTGGCGCAATCCCGATGCGCGACGCCGGCGTCGTCGACGACGTCAATTTCTTTGTCGCGATTCACGTGGGTATGAATTCGGAAAGCCACGTGTTCTATCCGATTGTGACGGGTCAGCTCGCGAGCGCGAAGCTCGACGTTACCTTCAAGGGACAGGCGGCGCACGCCGGTGGACATCCGGAACAAGGACGCAACGCGCTGCTCGCAGCGGCGCACGCGGTTGTCGGACTGTACGGGATCGCGCGCCACAGCGCCGGTCGTTCACGGATTAACGTCGGCGTGCTCGAAGGCGGAGCCGGCCGCAATGTCATCGCTGATCGAGCCTTCTTCATGATGGAGGTTCGAGGCGATACGGAGCAGATCTGCGATTACATGATCGAGCGTGCGAACGCGGTGATCAAAGGCGCTGCAGAGATGGAAGGCGTCGACGTCGACATCATCTTGGCGGGGCGCACAACGACAGCCGAGTCGAGCGTTCCGCTTGGGGAAGCCGTGGCACGCGCGACCACGGGAGTTCCGAATATTCGGACAACGCTTGAACCGAAAGCTGCCGTCGGCAGCGAGGACGCAACATTCTTCATGAAGCGCGTGCAAGAGCGCGGCGGTCTTGCGATTTACTCGTGCGTCGGTTCCCCGACGAACACCGGGCATCACACGCCACACTTTGACATCGATGAGTCGAACATCGCACCGGCTGCGCAAGCACTCGCGACTGCACTCGTTTCGCTCGGCGAAACCCCGCCGTGA
- a CDS encoding ABC transporter permease, with translation MGKLRDLPRIPAIVLLTMIVLAIFASFAAPHDPQHQDLLSRLTPPLGHTLSGFYLLGTDELGRDIFANILYGLRVSLLVGFCAVTISVVIGAPIGLLAGYRPNSWFAHLTMRIADVQLSLPVVLIALAVLAVLGRGLEKVIIVIGIVGWAQYARLIRSSVLAERTKEYVVAASGLGASLPRILARHILPNVVGPSLVQIAVDIPRAIELEATLSFLGLGVAITTPSLGIRIAQGYQYLFSGAWWLAVMPGLALVILVLAINLLGDWLRDTLDPVTQGAIAAERQNLAA, from the coding sequence ATGGGTAAGCTGCGCGATCTCCCGCGTATTCCGGCAATCGTCTTGCTAACGATGATCGTGCTTGCAATATTTGCATCGTTCGCTGCGCCGCACGATCCACAGCATCAAGACTTACTTTCACGCCTCACGCCCCCGCTCGGTCACACGCTCTCCGGATTCTATCTTCTCGGGACCGACGAGCTGGGACGCGACATCTTCGCAAACATTTTGTACGGCCTGCGCGTCAGTCTTCTGGTCGGGTTCTGCGCGGTTACGATCAGCGTCGTCATCGGCGCACCGATCGGTCTGCTCGCCGGCTACCGTCCCAACAGTTGGTTCGCACATCTCACGATGCGCATCGCCGACGTGCAGCTCTCGCTGCCCGTGGTGCTGATCGCACTCGCGGTTCTGGCCGTGCTGGGGCGGGGTCTGGAAAAGGTCATCATCGTCATCGGGATCGTCGGTTGGGCGCAGTACGCGAGGCTTATACGCTCGAGCGTCCTTGCGGAGCGAACGAAAGAGTACGTCGTTGCCGCGAGTGGTCTCGGCGCATCGCTGCCGCGCATTCTCGCCCGGCACATTCTGCCGAACGTCGTCGGTCCGTCCCTCGTGCAAATCGCGGTCGACATCCCGCGCGCGATAGAGCTCGAGGCGACCCTCTCGTTTCTGGGACTCGGCGTCGCGATCACGACGCCGTCGCTCGGCATTCGCATCGCGCAAGGCTATCAATATTTGTTCAGCGGCGCGTGGTGGCTTGCAGTGATGCCGGGACTAGCGCTTGTTATCTTGGTCCTCGCGATCAACTTGCTCGGCGACTGGCTGCGCGACACGCTCGATCCCGTCACGCAAGGCGCGATTGCGGCCGAGCGCCAAAACCTCGCCGCATGA